The Sphingobium sp. BYY-5 genome includes a window with the following:
- a CDS encoding carboxylesterase family protein produces the protein MPLRAILLAAALGSATGTSAAPAQPEVTIADGALRGVAEDGIVAFKGIPFAQPPVGDLRWRAPQPMAHWQGVRDASRYGHDCMQLPFPSDAAPLGTPPAEDCLYANVWRPENPARKLPVMVWIYGGGFVNGGSSPPTYAGAALAKQGIMVVSFNYRLGRFGTFAHPALTKADADKGLLANYGYMDQVAALRWIQTNITAFGGDPANITIIGESAGGMSVHALLTSPMTQGLFQKAVIQSGGPMPMGDATLAGAEKLGAAFAEKKGVAADDPDALAKLRALPADMVVDGLNLAQLFAGGPRTYSSPIVDSRIAVDSQAAYQAGRFVKVPVMIGATSDDIGGPTGPMVAGARAMAQQFAAQGVPTYYYRFSYVASSLRKAETKGAGHASEIPYFFDTVAVKYGDATTDRDKEMGRIASAYLVNFVKAGDPNGVRLPVWRRYGADKVMLDLSAEAKAVATNED, from the coding sequence ATGCCCCTGCGTGCAATCCTGCTGGCCGCCGCGCTCGGTTCGGCCACCGGCACTTCGGCCGCCCCGGCCCAACCCGAAGTGACCATAGCCGATGGCGCGCTGCGCGGCGTGGCGGAGGACGGCATCGTTGCCTTCAAGGGCATTCCCTTCGCCCAGCCGCCGGTGGGCGATCTGCGCTGGCGCGCGCCACAGCCGATGGCGCATTGGCAAGGGGTGCGCGACGCCAGCCGTTACGGCCATGACTGTATGCAGCTCCCCTTCCCCAGCGACGCCGCGCCGCTCGGCACGCCACCAGCGGAAGATTGCCTCTACGCCAATGTCTGGCGGCCGGAGAACCCCGCCAGGAAGCTGCCGGTGATGGTGTGGATCTATGGCGGCGGCTTCGTCAATGGCGGCTCCTCCCCGCCCACTTATGCGGGTGCAGCGCTGGCGAAGCAGGGCATCATGGTGGTGAGCTTCAACTATCGCCTCGGCCGTTTCGGCACATTCGCCCATCCTGCCCTGACGAAGGCGGATGCGGATAAGGGGCTGCTCGCCAACTATGGTTATATGGACCAGGTTGCCGCGCTGCGCTGGATTCAGACCAATATTACAGCCTTTGGCGGTGATCCCGCCAATATCACCATCATCGGCGAGAGCGCGGGCGGCATGTCCGTCCATGCGCTGCTGACCTCGCCAATGACCCAGGGACTGTTCCAGAAGGCGGTGATCCAGTCGGGCGGGCCGATGCCGATGGGTGACGCAACCTTGGCAGGGGCGGAAAAACTGGGTGCGGCCTTTGCCGAGAAGAAGGGCGTGGCGGCCGATGATCCCGATGCGCTGGCGAAGCTGCGGGCGCTGCCGGCGGACATGGTGGTCGATGGGCTGAACCTTGCCCAGTTGTTCGCAGGAGGGCCGCGCACCTATAGCAGCCCGATCGTCGACAGCAGGATCGCGGTCGACAGCCAGGCCGCCTATCAGGCCGGACGCTTCGTTAAGGTGCCGGTGATGATCGGCGCGACCAGCGACGATATTGGCGGGCCTACAGGTCCGATGGTCGCTGGCGCGCGCGCCATGGCGCAGCAATTCGCCGCACAGGGCGTGCCGACCTATTATTATCGCTTCTCCTATGTCGCCTCTTCACTGCGCAAGGCGGAAACCAAGGGTGCCGGACATGCCAGCGAAATCCCCTATTTCTTCGACACGGTGGCGGTCAAATATGGCGATGCGACAACGGATCGGGACAAGGAGATGGGCCGGATCGCCAGCGCCTATCTGGTCAATTTCGTGAAAGCGGGTGATCCGAACGGCGTCCGCCTGCCCGTCTGGCGCCGCTATGGCGCGGACAAAGTCATGCTGGACTTGAGCGCTGAAGCCAAGGCTGTCGCTACGAACGAAGACTAG
- a CDS encoding oxidoreductase codes for MSDQRIQVGLIGYGMAGRVFHAPLIRAASGLALRAIATSRAAEVAALDPAIACMAQPQDVLADPAIDLVVIATPSATHAELAAAALRAGKHVVVDKPFALSLAEARDLASLADAVGRRLTVFHNRRFDSDYLSIRAAIQDGAIGRVTHFESHFDRFRPQVRDRWREDGSPGSGVWFDLGPHLVDQALALFGRPVAVSADIIALREGSTADDWAHVVLRYAGLRVILHASLVAPSGETGGAPRFTVHGTGGTLIKRRLDPQEAQLIAGLRPGDAGWGVDPDPVERLDGEGGVTQHRARPGCQEHFYRQVADALRTGSPLPVSTGEAIAVQEVIEAACLSAREARTVTLS; via the coding sequence GTGAGCGACCAGCGGATCCAGGTTGGCCTGATCGGTTATGGCATGGCGGGTCGCGTTTTCCATGCGCCGCTGATCCGGGCGGCGTCGGGGCTGGCGCTTCGGGCCATCGCCACCAGCCGCGCCGCGGAAGTCGCGGCGCTCGATCCGGCGATCGCCTGCATGGCGCAGCCGCAAGATGTGCTGGCCGATCCGGCAATCGACCTGGTGGTGATCGCGACACCGAGCGCGACACATGCAGAGCTTGCCGCTGCGGCGTTGCGCGCGGGAAAGCATGTGGTCGTCGACAAGCCTTTCGCCCTGTCGCTGGCGGAGGCGCGCGATCTGGCCAGCCTGGCCGATGCGGTCGGTCGGCGGCTGACGGTATTTCATAATCGCCGCTTTGACAGCGACTATCTGAGCATCCGTGCGGCGATCCAAGATGGCGCGATCGGCCGGGTGACGCACTTCGAATCCCATTTCGACCGCTTCCGTCCACAGGTGCGCGATCGCTGGCGCGAGGACGGGTCGCCGGGGTCGGGCGTGTGGTTCGATCTGGGGCCGCATCTGGTCGACCAGGCGCTGGCGCTGTTCGGACGACCGGTGGCGGTCAGCGCGGACATCATCGCCTTGCGCGAGGGATCGACGGCCGACGATTGGGCGCATGTGGTGCTGCGCTACGCAGGGCTTCGGGTCATCCTGCACGCCAGCCTCGTCGCGCCGAGTGGCGAGACGGGCGGTGCGCCGCGCTTCACGGTGCATGGCACCGGGGGAACCCTCATCAAGCGCAGGCTTGATCCGCAGGAAGCACAACTGATCGCGGGGCTGCGGCCGGGCGATGCCGGATGGGGCGTCGATCCCGATCCGGTCGAACGTCTTGATGGCGAAGGCGGCGTGACACAGCACAGGGCGAGGCCGGGATGCCAGGAGCATTTCTACCGGCAGGTTGCCGATGCCCTGCGCACGGGAAGCCCCCTCCCCGTTTCGACCGGTGAGGCGATAGCCGTGCAGGAAGTGATCGAGGCGGCGTGCCTGTCCGCACGCGAAGCGCGAACGGTGACACTATCATAA
- a CDS encoding arylesterase: MKKERSLAGRLMQYGALALFVHLATACSDRSPPPPPPANVAQASDEAAAPAADARLVVAFGDSLYAGYNLDQGKGLAPVLERVLNARGMKARVVNAGVSGDTSAAGLARLAFTLDGLPRKPDLMLVGLGGNDMLRGLSPKETRANLGAILTETKKRGIRVILTGMKASPNMGPDYATAFNPIYPDLAKAYDAALYPFMLDGVIGNRALLLPDGIHPNDKGVAVIVGKLAPLVAGELKA; the protein is encoded by the coding sequence ATGAAGAAGGAGCGCTCCTTGGCGGGCAGGCTGATGCAATATGGGGCGCTGGCGCTGTTTGTCCATCTGGCGACGGCCTGCTCGGATCGATCGCCCCCTCCTCCCCCGCCGGCCAATGTTGCGCAGGCAAGTGATGAGGCCGCGGCCCCGGCCGCCGATGCGCGGCTGGTGGTGGCGTTCGGCGACAGCCTCTATGCCGGCTATAATCTGGACCAGGGCAAGGGGCTGGCCCCGGTGCTGGAGCGGGTGCTGAACGCGCGTGGGATGAAAGCACGGGTCGTCAATGCCGGCGTGTCGGGCGACACCAGTGCGGCGGGCCTGGCGCGGCTGGCCTTCACGCTCGACGGGTTGCCGCGCAAGCCCGACCTGATGCTGGTGGGCCTGGGCGGCAATGACATGCTGCGCGGCCTGTCGCCCAAGGAAACGCGCGCCAATCTGGGCGCGATCCTGACGGAGACGAAGAAGCGAGGAATCCGCGTGATACTTACCGGGATGAAGGCTTCGCCCAATATGGGGCCGGACTATGCGACAGCGTTCAATCCCATCTATCCCGACCTTGCAAAGGCATATGATGCCGCGCTCTATCCCTTCATGCTCGACGGGGTGATCGGCAACCGCGCGCTGTTGCTGCCCGATGGCATCCACCCCAATGACAAGGGTGTGGCCGTGATCGTCGGCAAGCTGGCGCCGCTGGTGGCGGGGGAATTGAAGGCGTGA
- a CDS encoding ATP-binding cassette domain-containing protein, with the protein MHMPIDPATIAIRAQNVTLQLGTRVAPVTILKGVDLSILRGESVAILGASGSGKSSLMAVLSGLERASGGKVDVGGVDFGALGEDDLARARRGRIGIVLQSFHLLPTMTTQENVAVPLELAGHADAFALAAEELRAVGLGHRLDHYPAQLSGGEQQRVAIARAVAPRPTLLFADEPTGNLDAATGAAIMDLLFDRQMAAGATLVIITHDPVLAERCGRIIEMRDGQIIADRAA; encoded by the coding sequence ATGCACATGCCCATCGATCCCGCCACTATCGCGATCCGCGCGCAGAATGTCACCCTCCAGCTTGGCACGCGCGTCGCACCGGTGACGATCCTCAAGGGCGTGGACCTTTCCATCCTGCGCGGTGAGAGTGTCGCCATCCTGGGCGCATCGGGATCGGGCAAAAGCTCACTGATGGCCGTACTGTCCGGCCTTGAACGTGCCAGCGGCGGCAAGGTTGATGTTGGGGGCGTCGATTTCGGCGCGCTGGGCGAGGATGATCTTGCCCGCGCGCGCCGGGGGCGGATCGGCATCGTGCTGCAATCCTTCCATCTGCTGCCGACCATGACGACGCAGGAAAATGTCGCCGTGCCGCTGGAACTGGCCGGTCATGCCGATGCCTTCGCCCTGGCGGCGGAGGAATTGCGCGCCGTCGGCCTTGGCCATCGGCTCGACCATTATCCCGCCCAGCTTTCGGGTGGCGAACAGCAGCGTGTCGCCATCGCTCGCGCGGTCGCGCCGCGACCCACTTTGCTCTTCGCCGACGAACCGACCGGCAATCTCGACGCTGCCACGGGCGCCGCGATCATGGACCTGCTGTTCGATCGCCAGATGGCGGCGGGCGCGACCCTGGTCATCATCACCCATGACCCCGTGCTGGCCGAACGTTGCGGCCGCATCATCGAAATGCGCGATGGACAGATCATCGCGGATCGCGCGGCGTGA
- a CDS encoding FtsX-like permease family protein, translating to MSGLSWRTGWRIARRDLHLGFRGLRLLFLCLFLGVAALAAIGSLTAAITQELSDRGRVILGGDIEIGMTQREAGLGDKEAFRQLGTLSETIRMRAMAQRVGRGGGQGRGDAPPAVLTELKGVDAVYPLYGALALRDGVYRPMDADHILIGVALADRLQVRRGDPLRYGAATFTISDIIADEPDRLGEGFTLGPVAIVSMEGLRRTGLIQPGSLYATKYRIRLSPRYDPVIVRQDWEKARANEGWTFKDRDRAAPGANRFIERMGQFLSLIGLAALVIAGIGVSNGVASYLAGKRGGIATLKVLGATSTDIARIYRMQVGVVALLGIAAGLIVGAALPPLVVAIAGDVLPVSPGFRLHPLPLLASAAYGLLIAFLFTFPPLAKARTQPAAAIFRGAVETRTGLDRRSIAAMAAAGALLVLLALSTARDPLFSAAVLGAVAAVLLLLLGLGAAVSRLARRLPRPRRPLLRLALANLHRPGAQTAALIVALGLALTLFVTLAGIETSLDAEIRNVVPKKAPAQIVLDIPAPQQARFRQIVAAQAPEAQLNIVPVLRGTITAYDGQRVADLKDVPEGAWFLRGERGVTYSATLPEGSDLVAGQWWPKDYRGPPLVSLDAEAAKTLGIGVGDTLTVSILGREIEARIASLRKVNWDTMGFNYILVFPPHTLASAPHSVAATITMDARHNAAMTRALLAAFPGVSVIAVGEVIDQVGTILTQMSRAILVAASVAILAGIAVLVGAIAASRQARSYDSVILKTLGATRAQLLGGQALEYGLLAAILALVALALGSAAAWFVIVQVFDFGWAPDWPIVLATLAGGALLTLGIGLAGSIPLLSVRPANALRQV from the coding sequence GTGAGCGGCCTCTCCTGGCGTACGGGCTGGCGTATTGCCCGGCGCGATCTCCATCTGGGTTTCCGCGGCCTGCGGCTGCTATTTCTCTGTCTCTTCCTTGGCGTTGCGGCGCTGGCGGCGATCGGCAGCCTGACCGCCGCGATTACGCAGGAACTCAGCGATCGCGGCCGGGTGATATTGGGCGGCGATATCGAGATCGGCATGACCCAGCGCGAAGCGGGCCTGGGCGACAAGGAAGCTTTCCGCCAGCTCGGCACGCTCAGCGAGACGATCCGGATGCGCGCCATGGCGCAGCGTGTCGGCCGGGGCGGGGGGCAGGGCAGGGGGGATGCGCCGCCCGCCGTGCTGACCGAACTCAAGGGGGTCGATGCCGTCTATCCCCTCTATGGTGCGCTCGCCCTGCGCGACGGCGTCTATCGTCCGATGGATGCGGACCATATCCTGATCGGCGTGGCTTTGGCCGATCGGCTCCAGGTCCGGCGCGGCGATCCGCTCCGCTATGGCGCTGCGACCTTCACCATCAGCGACATCATCGCCGATGAACCCGACCGGCTGGGGGAGGGCTTCACCCTGGGACCGGTGGCGATCGTGTCGATGGAAGGATTGCGCCGCACGGGTCTGATCCAACCCGGCAGCCTCTATGCCACCAAATATCGAATCCGGCTCTCGCCCCGCTATGATCCGGTTATCGTCCGGCAGGATTGGGAAAAGGCGCGTGCGAACGAAGGCTGGACCTTCAAGGATCGGGACCGCGCGGCGCCCGGCGCCAATCGCTTCATCGAACGGATGGGCCAGTTCCTATCGCTCATCGGCCTCGCCGCGCTGGTGATCGCCGGTATCGGCGTCAGCAACGGCGTCGCCTCCTATCTGGCGGGCAAGCGCGGCGGCATCGCGACGTTGAAAGTGCTGGGCGCGACCTCCACGGACATTGCGCGCATCTACCGGATGCAGGTGGGCGTGGTCGCCCTGCTCGGCATTGCGGCGGGCCTGATCGTCGGTGCGGCGCTGCCGCCGCTGGTGGTGGCGATCGCCGGCGACGTGCTGCCGGTCAGCCCTGGCTTCCGCCTCCATCCCTTGCCGCTGCTGGCGAGCGCCGCCTATGGCCTGCTCATCGCCTTCCTCTTCACCTTCCCGCCGCTTGCGAAGGCGCGCACGCAGCCCGCCGCGGCCATCTTCCGGGGCGCGGTGGAAACACGCACGGGTCTCGACCGGCGCAGCATCGCCGCCATGGCCGCCGCCGGAGCGCTGCTGGTGCTGCTGGCGCTTTCGACCGCGCGCGATCCGCTTTTCTCCGCCGCCGTGCTGGGCGCGGTGGCGGCGGTGCTGCTGTTGCTCCTTGGTCTGGGTGCCGCCGTCAGCCGCCTTGCGCGTCGCTTGCCCCGTCCGCGCCGCCCGCTGCTGCGCCTGGCGCTCGCCAATCTCCACCGCCCCGGCGCGCAGACCGCCGCGCTCATTGTGGCGCTGGGCCTTGCCCTCACCCTCTTCGTCACGCTGGCCGGGATCGAAACCAGCCTGGACGCCGAAATCCGCAATGTCGTGCCGAAGAAGGCGCCCGCCCAGATCGTGCTCGACATCCCCGCGCCCCAGCAGGCCCGTTTCCGGCAGATCGTCGCGGCGCAGGCGCCCGAAGCCCAGCTCAACATCGTCCCCGTCCTGCGCGGCACGATCACCGCCTATGACGGCCAGCGCGTCGCCGACCTGAAGGATGTGCCCGAAGGCGCCTGGTTCCTGCGTGGCGAGCGCGGCGTCACCTATAGCGCGACCCTGCCGGAGGGCAGCGATCTGGTCGCGGGCCAATGGTGGCCGAAGGATTATCGGGGTCCGCCACTCGTCTCGCTCGACGCCGAAGCGGCGAAGACGCTCGGCATCGGCGTCGGCGACACGCTCACCGTTTCCATCCTCGGCCGTGAGATAGAGGCGCGCATCGCTTCCCTGCGCAAGGTCAACTGGGACACGATGGGCTTCAACTATATACTGGTCTTTCCGCCCCATACCCTTGCATCGGCGCCGCACAGCGTCGCTGCGACCATCACCATGGATGCGCGTCACAACGCCGCCATGACTCGCGCCCTGCTTGCTGCCTTCCCCGGCGTATCGGTGATCGCGGTGGGGGAGGTGATCGACCAGGTCGGCACCATCCTGACCCAGATGTCGCGCGCCATCCTGGTCGCCGCCTCGGTCGCGATCCTCGCCGGTATCGCGGTGCTGGTTGGCGCCATCGCCGCATCGCGGCAGGCGCGCAGCTATGACAGCGTGATATTGAAGACGCTGGGCGCGACAAGGGCGCAATTATTGGGTGGACAGGCGCTCGAATATGGACTGCTCGCCGCGATCCTGGCGCTGGTCGCGTTGGCGTTGGGCAGTGCGGCGGCATGGTTCGTAATCGTCCAGGTCTTCGATTTCGGCTGGGCGCCCGACTGGCCGATCGTGCTTGCGACCCTGGCAGGGGGGGCGCTGTTGACGCTTGGCATCGGCCTTGCCGGGTCGATCCCGCTGCTTTCCGTCCGTCCGGCCAACGCCTTGCGGCAGGTCTGA
- a CDS encoding cupin domain-containing protein, producing the protein MTNETLTRSFIDLRAWAAGAAVRAGEGDPFLATRAQLPLAEGPITAGLIALPQGAGMVDAMPADEFVILASGAVRIAQGDLAVTLNEGDSLVLRSGAAFAWTAESDSRLLFIRRTGGPVSDGAIIPVDADAPLEPSGAPLAELLVGSTPQCRNHSDWKSEDGEFMAGTWDSTPYHRRAMRYGHFELMYLLDGSVTFVDEAGVEGTFDKGDIFLVEQGASCSWDSRVDVKKVYCIYRPV; encoded by the coding sequence ATGACGAACGAGACTTTGACCCGCAGCTTCATCGATCTGCGCGCCTGGGCCGCCGGTGCGGCCGTCAGGGCCGGGGAGGGCGATCCCTTCCTTGCCACACGCGCGCAATTGCCGCTGGCGGAAGGGCCGATCACCGCCGGCCTCATCGCCCTGCCACAGGGCGCGGGCATGGTCGATGCGATGCCCGCCGACGAGTTCGTCATCCTGGCGTCCGGCGCCGTCCGCATCGCGCAGGGCGATCTCGCTGTCACGCTGAACGAAGGCGACAGCCTGGTCCTGCGCAGCGGCGCGGCCTTCGCCTGGACGGCGGAGAGCGACAGCCGCCTTCTCTTCATCCGCCGTACCGGCGGTCCGGTGAGCGATGGTGCGATCATTCCGGTCGATGCCGACGCCCCGCTCGAACCCTCGGGCGCGCCGCTCGCCGAACTGCTGGTCGGTTCGACGCCCCAATGCCGCAACCATAGCGACTGGAAGTCGGAGGATGGTGAATTCATGGCCGGCACCTGGGATTCGACCCCCTATCACCGCCGCGCCATGCGCTACGGCCATTTCGAACTCATGTATCTACTGGATGGTAGCGTCACCTTCGTCGATGAAGCCGGGGTGGAAGGCACGTTCGACAAGGGCGACATCTTCCTGGTCGAACAGGGCGCCAGTTGCAGTTGGGACAGCCGCGTCGACGTGAAGAAGGTCTACTGCATCTACCGCCCGGTGTAA